A genomic region of Alistipes megaguti contains the following coding sequences:
- the queA gene encoding tRNA preQ1(34) S-adenosylmethionine ribosyltransferase-isomerase QueA → MKLSQYGYEFSPEMLAKYPAENRDEARLMVINRAKGTIEHRIFKDIIEYFEEKDLFVFNDTKVFPARLYGNKEKTGAEIEIFLLRELNRDLRLWDVLVDPARKIRIGNKLYFGDDDLLVAEVIDNTTSRGRTLRFLFDGSYEEFKKTLFSLGETPLPKWVREKVEPEDAERYQTIFARHEGAVAAPTAGMHFSKHLMKRMEIKGIDSAFITLHVGLGNFRTVDVEDLSKHKMDSEQFFVTEEAAQAVNSAKRAGHKVVAIGTTVMRTLETAVSTNGMITPMEGWTNKFIFAPYDFTVANAMVSNFHLPYSTQLMMVAAFGGYETVMNAYKIAREEGYRFGTYGDAMLIL, encoded by the coding sequence ATGAAGTTATCGCAATACGGCTACGAGTTCTCCCCCGAGATGCTGGCCAAATATCCGGCCGAGAATCGCGACGAAGCCCGTCTGATGGTCATCAACCGCGCCAAGGGAACCATCGAGCACCGCATCTTCAAGGACATCATCGAATATTTCGAGGAAAAGGACCTCTTCGTCTTCAACGACACGAAGGTCTTCCCCGCCCGCCTCTACGGAAACAAGGAGAAGACCGGCGCCGAAATCGAAATCTTCCTGCTGCGCGAACTCAACCGCGACCTGCGCCTGTGGGACGTGCTGGTCGACCCCGCCCGCAAGATCCGCATCGGAAACAAACTCTACTTCGGCGACGACGACCTGCTCGTGGCCGAGGTCATCGACAACACCACCTCACGCGGCCGTACGCTGCGCTTCCTCTTCGACGGTTCGTACGAGGAGTTCAAGAAAACGCTCTTCTCGCTGGGCGAAACGCCGCTGCCCAAGTGGGTCCGCGAAAAGGTCGAACCCGAAGACGCCGAACGCTATCAGACCATCTTCGCCCGCCACGAAGGCGCCGTGGCCGCCCCGACGGCCGGCATGCACTTCTCCAAGCACCTGATGAAACGCATGGAGATCAAGGGCATCGACAGCGCATTCATCACCCTGCACGTCGGGCTGGGAAACTTCCGCACGGTCGACGTCGAGGACCTCTCCAAACACAAGATGGACTCCGAACAGTTCTTCGTCACCGAAGAGGCCGCCCAGGCCGTCAACTCGGCCAAACGCGCCGGACACAAGGTCGTCGCCATCGGTACGACCGTCATGCGCACGCTCGAAACCGCCGTCTCGACCAACGGCATGATCACCCCCATGGAGGGCTGGACCAACAAGTTCATCTTCGCCCCCTACGACTTCACCGTCGCCAACGCCATGGTCAGCAACTTCCACCTCCCCTACTCCACCCAACTGATGATGGTGGCCGCCTTCGGAGGGTACGAAACCGTCATGAACGCCTACAAGATCGCCCGCGAAGAGGGGTACCGCTTCGGCACTTACGGCGACGCCATGCTCATTCTTTAA
- a CDS encoding DUF3098 domain-containing protein, producing the protein MKKNPAKTPEQQPENPRMPLSRKNYILLVIGLATILVGFLLMAGGGSDSPDEFNYAMFSWRRITLAPILVIGGFAFEIYAILKRFN; encoded by the coding sequence ATGAAAAAGAATCCCGCCAAAACGCCCGAGCAGCAGCCGGAAAACCCCCGCATGCCCCTCTCGCGTAAAAACTACATCCTGCTGGTCATCGGCCTTGCCACCATCCTCGTCGGATTCCTCCTGATGGCCGGAGGCGGCAGCGACTCCCCCGACGAGTTCAACTACGCCATGTTCTCCTGGCGGAGAATCACCCTCGCACCGATCCTCGTGATCGGCGGTTTCGCCTTCGAGATCTACGCCATCCTGAAACGTTTCAATTAA
- a CDS encoding glycogen/starch synthase, producing the protein MANKILYVCQEITPYLPETEGARLCRELIQAMQERGNEIRTFMPRYGCINERRHQLHEVIRLSGMNLIIDDNDHQLIIKVASIPAARVQIYFIDNDDYFSRKAVLTDPDGNFFPDNDERAIFFARGVLETVKKLRWTPTVVHCHGWFAGVVPVYLKKVFADDPLFRNVKVVVSLYGDSFPGNLDPQIKEKIAGEGVKDKNLDLLDLPSYENLCRFVMHYADGVVAASQDLDPKVLEWARNSGKPLLEYQSPDAEDFFDNYNRFYEAIP; encoded by the coding sequence ATGGCAAACAAGATTCTGTACGTATGTCAGGAAATCACCCCCTATCTCCCCGAAACGGAGGGGGCCCGGCTTTGCCGTGAACTGATACAGGCCATGCAGGAGCGAGGAAACGAAATCCGCACCTTCATGCCCCGTTACGGCTGTATCAACGAACGCAGGCATCAGCTGCACGAGGTCATCCGCCTCTCCGGCATGAACCTCATCATCGACGACAACGACCACCAGCTCATCATCAAGGTCGCCTCGATCCCCGCCGCCCGCGTACAGATCTACTTCATCGACAACGACGACTACTTTTCCAGAAAAGCCGTCCTGACGGATCCCGACGGCAACTTCTTCCCCGACAACGACGAACGAGCCATCTTCTTCGCCCGCGGCGTGCTGGAGACCGTCAAGAAGCTGCGCTGGACCCCGACCGTGGTCCACTGCCACGGCTGGTTCGCCGGCGTGGTCCCCGTCTATCTGAAGAAGGTCTTTGCCGACGACCCCCTCTTCCGAAACGTCAAGGTCGTCGTCTCCCTCTACGGAGACTCGTTCCCCGGGAATCTCGACCCGCAAATCAAGGAGAAGATCGCCGGTGAAGGGGTCAAAGACAAAAATCTCGACCTTCTCGACCTCCCTTCATACGAAAATCTCTGCCGTTTCGTTATGCATTATGCCGACGGGGTGGTCGCCGCATCGCAGGATCTCGACCCCAAGGTGTTGGAGTGGGCCCGCAACTCGGGAAAACCCCTGCTCGAATACCAAAGCCCCGACGCAGAGGACTTTTTCGATAATTACAACCGATTCTATGAAGCGATTCCATAA
- a CDS encoding DUF4270 family protein → MKRFHNARRCALRYSLIGLAGALLLGSCTKVDDTLGGNLIPDNQQMRAGFVTIDGTTKTIDGLNPRRYVETRLFKTDSIVGSNLSYGYFGTQMNDSIGTRTAGFLTQMVSYYAVPEGYFGYMPIFDSAQILLSIKSLGRDSLTEQHFAVYEIRNNDYITQRERSDTVFYLGFTPDKQTVNTDEEPLFRFTLGGEDKSPSTTSAVTMTATQQGEAYIRRLMLQEGTYKDKYSIYTTDSLKYFIEEFPGLYIAPDPAYRLDKTGKSNVGTIFATQLDASGLSIYGRNRVKGDPALIQDTIGMVLYFYDSYASNGNVSVNSIQHDYAQITVPELKFDAATNAQEPESGAEDTRQPVTQLRVEGMGGAITEMTFTPEFFAKLEEVIAQENAKDGKNFRTLAFSQARMSIYFSESSYDWGDLDPNPSTDGGASPLLSLIEEMNAAPNRLGLYTNYKSLSPVSDYAYSYEQNYSTTLAYGGYINRSRGCYVLNITGYLQQLWNSYIKVKEAAGAVYPMLPQADAQGSIPAGDLAAFQTGYEAWEKTVDWDKVANRTVYIGPEAYSIFTNSFGVMQGASTVDNELNSPIRFDLAYNLIK, encoded by the coding sequence ATGAAGCGATTCCATAACGCCCGCCGCTGTGCGCTCCGCTACTCCCTGATCGGACTGGCCGGAGCCCTCCTGCTCGGCAGTTGCACCAAGGTCGACGATACGCTCGGCGGCAACCTTATCCCCGACAACCAGCAGATGCGTGCCGGATTCGTGACCATCGACGGAACAACCAAAACCATCGACGGACTGAATCCCAGACGGTATGTCGAAACCCGGCTCTTCAAAACCGACTCGATCGTCGGTTCGAACCTCTCGTACGGCTATTTCGGCACCCAGATGAACGATTCGATCGGAACGCGGACCGCCGGATTCCTCACCCAGATGGTCAGTTACTATGCCGTGCCGGAAGGCTACTTCGGCTATATGCCGATCTTCGACTCGGCCCAGATCCTGTTGAGCATCAAGAGCCTCGGACGCGACTCCCTGACCGAACAACACTTTGCCGTCTACGAGATCCGCAACAACGACTACATTACCCAGCGTGAGCGGAGCGATACGGTCTTCTATCTGGGCTTCACCCCCGACAAGCAGACCGTCAACACCGACGAGGAGCCGCTCTTCCGCTTCACGCTCGGCGGCGAGGACAAGTCCCCCTCCACCACCTCGGCCGTCACCATGACCGCAACCCAACAGGGCGAAGCCTACATCAGACGACTCATGCTGCAGGAGGGCACCTACAAGGATAAATACTCGATCTACACGACCGACAGCCTCAAGTACTTCATCGAAGAGTTCCCCGGACTCTATATTGCCCCGGATCCCGCCTACCGGCTCGACAAGACGGGCAAGAGCAACGTCGGAACGATCTTTGCCACGCAGCTCGATGCCTCGGGACTCTCGATCTACGGACGTAACCGCGTCAAGGGGGATCCAGCCCTCATCCAGGATACGATCGGCATGGTCCTCTACTTTTATGACTCATACGCTTCGAACGGAAACGTCTCGGTCAACTCAATCCAGCATGACTATGCGCAGATCACAGTCCCGGAACTGAAGTTCGACGCCGCGACCAACGCCCAGGAACCGGAATCCGGCGCCGAGGATACGCGCCAGCCCGTCACGCAGCTGCGCGTCGAGGGAATGGGCGGTGCCATTACCGAGATGACCTTCACCCCCGAATTCTTTGCCAAACTCGAGGAGGTCATCGCCCAGGAGAATGCCAAGGACGGCAAGAACTTCCGCACGCTGGCCTTCAGTCAGGCCCGCATGTCGATCTACTTCTCCGAAAGCAGCTACGACTGGGGCGATCTCGACCCGAATCCGTCAACGGACGGAGGCGCCTCGCCCCTGCTGTCGCTCATCGAGGAGATGAACGCCGCACCGAACCGGCTGGGCCTCTACACCAACTACAAATCGCTGTCGCCCGTTTCGGACTACGCCTACAGCTACGAACAGAACTACAGCACGACGCTCGCCTACGGCGGATACATCAACCGCAGCCGTGGCTGCTACGTACTCAACATCACGGGCTATCTGCAGCAGCTGTGGAACAGTTACATCAAGGTCAAGGAGGCCGCCGGCGCCGTCTATCCCATGCTGCCGCAGGCCGATGCACAGGGCAGCATCCCGGCCGGAGATCTGGCCGCCTTCCAGACGGGTTACGAAGCCTGGGAGAAGACCGTCGACTGGGACAAGGTGGCCAACCGCACGGTCTACATCGGGCCGGAAGCCTACAGCATCTTCACCAACTCGTTCGGCGTGATGCAGGGAGCCTCGACCGTAGACAACGAACTCAACAGTCCGATCCGTTTCGATCTGGCCTACAACCTGATCAAGTAA
- a CDS encoding polyprenyl synthetase family protein produces the protein MITLENIRKPVTAELAAFEEFVERQFTAEGELLSDMLRYALSARGKGIRPTLVMLSAAMNASVKGASTGRRACLAAMLVEMIHVASLIHDDVIDESDTRRGRASVNARWQSHKAVILGDYILARNMNIGLQSGQFDLVTHICGSMAALCEGEVLQDECAANRTMTRKSYLEIIYKKTACLLGISSSAGALAVGATRDKVTTMRRFGEALGMAFQIQDDILDYTPTAQTGKPACNDLREGKITLPLLVILEDAAEQRRAELLERLAHCHEDDAAVEYLRSTVEQEGGLRQAGEVMQGYITRAVEMLSDYEDSEYRSALVNLCAYVAERDR, from the coding sequence ATGATTACGCTTGAAAACATCCGCAAGCCCGTCACGGCGGAACTGGCCGCGTTCGAAGAGTTTGTCGAACGGCAGTTCACGGCCGAGGGCGAATTGCTCTCCGATATGTTGCGCTATGCGCTTTCCGCGCGGGGAAAGGGGATCCGGCCGACGCTGGTGATGCTCTCTGCGGCGATGAATGCCTCGGTCAAGGGGGCCTCGACGGGGCGTCGGGCCTGCCTGGCGGCCATGCTGGTGGAGATGATCCACGTGGCGTCGCTGATCCACGACGACGTGATCGACGAATCCGACACGCGCCGGGGCCGGGCCTCGGTGAATGCTCGCTGGCAGTCGCACAAGGCCGTTATTCTGGGCGACTACATCCTGGCGCGGAACATGAATATCGGGCTTCAGAGCGGGCAGTTCGACCTGGTGACGCACATCTGCGGATCCATGGCTGCATTATGTGAGGGAGAGGTGTTGCAGGACGAATGTGCTGCCAACCGGACGATGACCCGCAAGTCCTATCTCGAAATCATCTACAAGAAGACGGCCTGTCTGCTGGGGATCAGCTCCTCGGCCGGCGCCCTGGCCGTGGGGGCAACCCGCGACAAGGTGACGACGATGCGCCGTTTCGGCGAGGCGCTGGGCATGGCTTTCCAGATCCAGGACGACATCCTGGACTATACGCCGACGGCCCAGACCGGCAAACCGGCCTGCAACGACCTGCGTGAAGGCAAGATCACGCTTCCGCTGCTGGTCATACTCGAGGACGCCGCGGAGCAGCGGCGTGCGGAGCTCCTCGAACGGCTTGCCCATTGCCACGAGGATGATGCCGCGGTGGAGTACCTCCGCTCGACGGTGGAGCAGGAGGGGGGCCTCCGTCAGGCCGGCGAGGTGATGCAGGGCTATATCACGCGGGCCGTCGAGATGCTTTCGGACTACGAAGATTCGGAGTATCGTTCGGCGCTTGTGAACCTCTGCGCCTATGTGGCGGAGCGGGACCGATGA
- a CDS encoding undecaprenyl-diphosphate phosphatase, producing MDTLQAILLGIVQGITEFLPVSSSGHLQIAKELLGVQLEENLTFDVTLHAATVLSTIVVLWSQIRRLLTGLFSRRFNDEQAYVLKILLSMIPIGIVGFLLKDQLDALLNAPYILVVVGAMLLLTAVLLAFAYWAKPRQKESISYRDALIIGLAQACAAMPGLSRSGSTIATGLLLGNKKAAVAQFSFLMVLLPILGETFLEAVKGELTAGVGTVPLMAGFLASFITGCLACRFMLEVVQRGRLIWFAVYCAAAGLVSIISYLC from the coding sequence ATGGATACACTGCAAGCCATTCTGCTCGGCATCGTACAGGGAATCACCGAATTCCTCCCCGTCTCGAGCAGCGGTCACCTCCAGATCGCCAAGGAGCTGCTCGGCGTCCAGCTCGAAGAGAACCTCACCTTCGACGTCACACTCCATGCCGCAACCGTTCTGAGCACAATCGTCGTCCTGTGGAGCCAGATCCGCCGACTCCTCACGGGGCTCTTCTCCCGCAGGTTCAACGACGAACAGGCCTACGTCCTCAAGATCCTCCTCTCGATGATCCCCATCGGCATCGTCGGGTTTCTGCTCAAGGACCAGCTCGACGCCCTGCTCAACGCCCCCTATATTCTGGTTGTCGTCGGCGCCATGCTCCTGCTGACAGCCGTCCTGCTCGCCTTCGCCTACTGGGCCAAACCCCGCCAGAAGGAGTCAATCTCCTACCGCGACGCCCTGATCATCGGTCTGGCGCAGGCCTGCGCCGCCATGCCCGGACTTTCGCGATCGGGGTCGACCATCGCCACCGGGCTGCTCCTGGGCAACAAAAAAGCGGCTGTCGCCCAGTTCTCGTTCCTCATGGTGCTGCTGCCGATCCTCGGCGAGACGTTCCTCGAGGCGGTCAAGGGAGAACTCACCGCCGGCGTCGGAACCGTGCCCCTCATGGCCGGATTCCTCGCCTCGTTCATCACCGGATGTCTGGCCTGCCGCTTCATGCTCGAGGTCGTACAGCGCGGACGGCTCATCTGGTTCGCCGTATACTGCGCCGCTGCCGGACTGGTATCCATCATAAGCTATCTCTGCTGA
- a CDS encoding YfhO family protein: MNFNRKNIVGMIPAIAAILIFFVAAALYCAPQFRGEVLPQHDVIQYEGMARDISRMRAQTGEDPQWTGGMFGGMPAYLINVAYPAQLVKNHVGKVVRWIDTPAAFLFFAMLSMWLMLLICGVNPWVGVVPALAYGFSTYFLLIIGAGHITKMWALVYAPLMMGGAWATLRRNVWAGMVLTALATSLEIGANHPQITYYFLVAMAALWISEGIVALREKHLKQFAVRTAALAAAGLLALGSNFAPLWYTAQHSKETIRGGSELAAADNGGATSESDSRGLDLDYATAWSYGKAESFNLLIPDFMGRESAAPLPADGQTAAELTDIGRQLGAPSLGSWAAQLPAYWGEQPYTAGPTYLGAAAIFLALLGAIWTSGRNRWWILAVSLLMLLLAWGRNWMGFTELAFRYLPGYNKFRTVSMTLVVIQWAVPLLGAFALMRIWREEIPRERFWKGLAWAAGVTGGLCLLFAVAGGSLFDFGRAASAEQMGETFRQLFQANGLQSYVDRGMDVEWGDAVARGIAADRQAMMQADAWRSLLMVLLAAGCIALWGLKKMGRNVLIAALACVMLIDLVPVDRRFLSSEDFVSPRSTQVSPSAADRAIMQDKDPGYRVLNLTVSPFNDATTSYFHRSVGGYHGAKLARYQDLIDRYLNDLNPAVLDMLNTRYVIVPGEDGQPQAQRRTTACGAAWFVDSLAGAASAREEIDLLGQVNLRTTAVVNTAQAEAVAARQTPLGQDSTARINLVEYRPNYLRYEYSTPEEAVAVFSEIYYDKGWKAYVDGIESPAFRADYVLRAMRLPAGQHTVEWRFRAPAWNTVEAVTGICSALILLGTLAAIIVFALRKKKTAHHEG; encoded by the coding sequence ATGAATTTCAACCGCAAGAACATCGTCGGGATGATCCCCGCGATCGCTGCCATCCTGATCTTTTTCGTGGCCGCGGCTCTCTACTGCGCCCCGCAGTTCCGCGGCGAGGTCCTCCCGCAGCACGACGTCATCCAATACGAAGGCATGGCCCGGGATATCTCCCGGATGAGGGCCCAGACCGGCGAGGACCCCCAGTGGACCGGAGGCATGTTCGGCGGAATGCCCGCCTATCTGATCAACGTCGCCTACCCCGCTCAGCTGGTCAAAAACCACGTCGGAAAGGTCGTCCGTTGGATCGACACCCCGGCGGCCTTCCTCTTCTTCGCCATGCTCTCGATGTGGCTCATGCTCCTGATCTGCGGCGTGAACCCCTGGGTCGGGGTCGTCCCGGCACTGGCCTACGGCTTCTCGACCTACTTCCTGCTGATCATCGGCGCCGGCCACATCACCAAGATGTGGGCGCTGGTCTACGCCCCGCTGATGATGGGCGGGGCGTGGGCAACCCTGCGCCGCAACGTCTGGGCCGGAATGGTCCTGACGGCGCTGGCCACCTCGCTCGAAATCGGCGCCAACCACCCGCAGATCACCTATTATTTCCTGGTGGCCATGGCCGCCCTCTGGATCAGCGAAGGCATCGTCGCGCTGCGGGAGAAGCACCTCAAACAATTCGCCGTACGCACGGCAGCCCTCGCCGCGGCCGGACTGCTGGCCCTGGGATCGAACTTCGCCCCGCTCTGGTACACCGCCCAGCACTCGAAGGAGACCATCCGCGGCGGCTCGGAGCTGGCCGCCGCAGACAACGGCGGCGCCACCTCGGAAAGCGACTCCCGCGGTCTGGACCTCGACTACGCCACGGCCTGGAGCTACGGCAAGGCCGAGAGCTTCAATCTGCTGATCCCCGACTTCATGGGCCGCGAATCGGCCGCGCCGCTCCCAGCCGACGGACAGACCGCCGCCGAACTGACCGACATCGGCCGGCAGCTGGGCGCCCCCTCGCTCGGAAGCTGGGCCGCCCAACTTCCCGCCTACTGGGGCGAACAGCCCTACACCGCCGGCCCGACCTATCTCGGGGCTGCGGCCATCTTCCTGGCCCTGCTCGGTGCCATCTGGACCAGCGGCCGAAACCGTTGGTGGATCCTGGCCGTCTCGCTGCTGATGCTGCTGCTGGCCTGGGGCCGCAACTGGATGGGATTCACCGAACTGGCCTTCCGATACCTGCCCGGATACAACAAGTTCCGCACCGTCTCGATGACGCTCGTCGTCATCCAGTGGGCCGTGCCGCTGCTCGGTGCCTTCGCCCTGATGCGCATCTGGCGCGAGGAGATCCCCCGCGAGCGCTTCTGGAAGGGATTGGCCTGGGCCGCCGGCGTCACCGGAGGTCTCTGCCTGCTCTTCGCCGTGGCCGGAGGCTCGCTCTTCGACTTCGGGCGCGCGGCCAGCGCCGAACAGATGGGCGAAACCTTCCGCCAGCTCTTCCAGGCCAACGGCCTCCAGAGCTACGTCGACCGCGGCATGGATGTCGAATGGGGCGACGCCGTGGCCCGCGGAATCGCAGCCGACCGGCAGGCCATGATGCAGGCCGACGCCTGGCGTTCGCTCCTCATGGTGCTCCTGGCCGCAGGCTGCATCGCCCTCTGGGGGCTGAAAAAGATGGGCCGCAACGTGCTGATCGCCGCACTGGCCTGTGTAATGCTGATCGACCTGGTGCCGGTCGACCGCCGCTTCCTCTCCTCGGAGGATTTCGTCTCGCCCCGCAGCACGCAGGTCTCCCCCTCGGCCGCCGACCGGGCCATCATGCAGGACAAGGATCCCGGATACCGCGTGCTGAACCTCACGGTCAGCCCCTTCAACGACGCCACGACCTCCTATTTCCACCGCTCGGTAGGCGGTTATCACGGCGCCAAACTGGCCCGCTATCAGGATCTGATCGACCGCTATCTGAACGATTTGAACCCCGCGGTGCTCGACATGCTGAACACCCGCTACGTGATCGTCCCCGGCGAGGACGGCCAGCCGCAGGCCCAGCGCCGCACGACAGCCTGCGGTGCGGCGTGGTTCGTCGATTCGCTGGCCGGCGCCGCTTCGGCCCGGGAGGAGATCGACCTGTTAGGGCAGGTCAACCTCCGCACGACGGCCGTCGTAAACACCGCACAGGCCGAAGCGGTCGCCGCTCGGCAGACGCCCCTCGGACAGGACTCCACGGCCCGCATCAATCTGGTGGAGTACCGCCCCAACTACCTCCGTTACGAATATTCCACGCCCGAGGAGGCCGTCGCGGTCTTCTCCGAAATCTACTACGACAAGGGGTGGAAAGCCTATGTCGACGGTATCGAAAGCCCCGCCTTCCGCGCCGACTACGTGCTGCGCGCCATGCGCCTGCCGGCCGGGCAGCACACCGTCGAGTGGCGTTTCCGCGCCCCGGCCTGGAACACCGTCGAGGCCGTCACGGGCATCTGCTCGGCGTTGATCCTGCTCGGAACCCTGGCCGCCATCATCGTATTTGCCCTTCGCAAGAAAAAAACCGCACACCATGAAGGATGA
- a CDS encoding ABC transporter permease — protein MKDDKRLKRKVRNSYIISTLSITLVLFLLGSVGYLMAAALQVARTLQESVALTVELSNDLSEEQRAEIEKRLAAEDLIATITFSSKEAKAEDTEFRRMFGAEFEEVLEENPLLDSFELTLTAASADQALLDDLIGALERIPGVERVSYPARVAERLHATVSKIRLILILFGGALLVVSLVLLNNTIRLAIFSKRYLINTMKLVGATKWFIMKPFLGNSITQGIIAGVAASLLFGLAVYGLNEAVPELLTLAEMRRLGIILGAMILGGVLISGLFTWVALNKFVNMKSNKIYLY, from the coding sequence ATGAAGGATGACAAAAGACTCAAACGCAAGGTTCGGAACTCCTACATCATCTCGACCCTCAGCATCACGCTCGTCCTCTTTCTGCTGGGATCGGTCGGCTATCTGATGGCCGCCGCCCTGCAGGTCGCAAGGACCCTTCAGGAGAGCGTCGCCTTGACGGTCGAACTCTCGAACGACCTCTCCGAGGAGCAGCGCGCCGAGATCGAAAAGCGGCTCGCGGCCGAGGATCTCATCGCCACGATCACCTTCTCGTCGAAGGAGGCGAAGGCCGAAGATACGGAGTTCCGCCGCATGTTCGGCGCCGAATTCGAGGAGGTGCTCGAGGAGAATCCGCTGCTCGACTCGTTCGAACTGACGCTCACCGCCGCATCGGCCGACCAGGCCCTGCTCGACGACCTGATCGGTGCCCTCGAACGCATCCCCGGCGTCGAGCGGGTCTCCTATCCCGCCCGGGTCGCCGAACGCCTCCACGCCACGGTGAGCAAGATCCGCCTCATCCTGATCCTCTTCGGCGGAGCGCTGCTCGTCGTCTCGCTCGTGCTGCTGAACAACACCATCCGGCTGGCCATCTTCTCGAAACGCTATCTGATCAACACGATGAAGCTGGTCGGCGCCACCAAGTGGTTCATCATGAAGCCCTTCCTCGGAAACAGCATCACGCAGGGGATCATCGCCGGCGTGGCCGCCTCGCTACTCTTCGGCCTCGCGGTCTACGGCCTCAACGAGGCGGTGCCCGAACTGCTCACGCTGGCCGAAATGCGCCGGCTGGGTATCATCCTCGGCGCCATGATCCTCGGCGGCGTGCTCATCTCGGGACTCTTCACCTGGGTGGCTCTCAACAAATTCGTCAACATGAAGTCAAACAAGATATACCTTTATTAA
- the truB gene encoding tRNA pseudouridine(55) synthase TruB, with protein sequence MNFEEGYIAVLDKPLRWTSTDVVRKIKFSLRKLGYRRIKVGHAGTLDPLATGVLLVCIGRATKMVDALQAEEKEYIADVMLGATTPSFDLEHEIDHTYPWEHITRQAVEKALADLTGQRLQTPPVYSAKKIDGTRAYELARAGEEVAVRQALITIYEMELLECELPKIRIRVRCSKGTYIRSLAREIGEALQSGAHLTALRRTRSGGFTVENAWSLDEFLENLQNLETK encoded by the coding sequence ATCAACTTCGAGGAGGGCTACATCGCCGTACTGGACAAACCGCTGCGCTGGACCTCGACCGACGTGGTCCGCAAAATCAAGTTCTCGCTCCGCAAACTCGGCTACCGCCGCATCAAGGTCGGCCACGCCGGAACGCTCGACCCCCTGGCCACGGGCGTCCTGCTGGTCTGCATCGGCCGCGCCACCAAGATGGTCGACGCCCTGCAGGCCGAGGAGAAGGAGTACATCGCCGACGTCATGCTCGGCGCCACGACCCCCAGCTTCGACCTCGAACACGAAATCGACCACACCTATCCCTGGGAGCACATCACCCGCCAGGCCGTGGAGAAGGCGCTGGCCGACCTGACGGGCCAACGCCTCCAGACCCCGCCCGTCTACTCGGCCAAGAAGATCGACGGAACGCGCGCCTACGAACTGGCCCGCGCCGGCGAGGAGGTGGCCGTGCGGCAGGCGCTGATCACCATCTACGAGATGGAGCTGCTCGAGTGCGAGCTGCCGAAGATCCGCATCCGCGTCCGCTGCAGCAAGGGTACCTACATCCGCTCGCTGGCCCGCGAGATCGGTGAGGCACTGCAGAGCGGCGCCCACCTGACGGCCCTGCGCCGCACCCGAAGCGGCGGTTTTACCGTCGAAAACGCTTGGTCGCTGGACGAATTCCTTGAAAATCTGCAAAATCTTGAAACAAAATGA